Proteins from a genomic interval of Gadus morhua chromosome 19, gadMor3.0, whole genome shotgun sequence:
- the dusp4 gene encoding dual specificity protein phosphatase 4, which yields MGDHQTNATTTSTTEDLCEMECSVLKRLLKDDGDKCMLLDCRSFLAFSAGHVRGAVNARCNSIVRRRAKGAALSLERILAGDEEARARLTAGLYSAVVLYDERSADAESVREDSTLTLVLNGLCTDARGTNVFLLKGGYDRFFSEYPEYCLKTKALPPLSSQSSLDSSCSSCGTPHHDQGGPVEILPFLYLGSALHASRRDVLNTVGISALLNVSSDCPNHFEGDYQYKSIPVEDNHKEDISSWFLEAIEFIDSVRDSSGRVLVHCQAGISRSATICLAYLMKRKRVRLDEAFEFVRRRRSIISPNFSFMGQLLQFESQVLATSCAAAAAASPLLGPKSASSLGLGGSRPATPTSPFIFSFPVSVVVNPGYLHHGGPLTTSPGY from the exons ATGGGGGACCATCAAACGAACGCGACCACGACGTCCACGACGGAGGACCTGTGCGAGATGGAATGCAGCGTGCTCAAGCGGCTGCTGAAGGACGACGGCGACAAGTGTATGCTGCTCGACTGCCGCTCATTCCTCGCGTTCAGCGCGGGCCACGTCCGCGGCGCCGTCAACGCGCGCTGCAACAGCATCGTGCGGCGTCGCGCGAAGGGCGCGGCGCTCAGCCTGGAGCGCATCCTGGCCGGGGATGAGGAGGCGCGGGCCCGGCTCACCGCGGGGCTGTATTCCGCGGTGGTGCTGTACGACGAGCGCAGCGCGGACGCCGAGTCGGTGCGGGAGGACAGCACGCTGACGCTCGTGCTGAACGGGCTGTGCACGGACGCCCGCGGGACGAACGTGTTCTTGCTCAAAG GCGGCTACGACCGGTTCTTCAGCGAGTACCCGGAGTACTGCCTGAAGACCAAGGCTCTACCGCCCCTCAGCAGCCAGTCCAGCCTGGACTCGTCCTGTTCGTCCTGCGGTACACCTCACCACGACcag ggggGCCCGGTGGAGATTCTCCCCTTCCTGTACCTGGGCAGCGCGCTGCACGCGTCCCGGCGCGACGTCCTGAACACGGTGGGCATCTCGGCGCTGCTCAACGTGTCCTCGGACTGCCCCAACCACTTCGAGGGGGACTACCAATACAAGAGCATCCCAGTGGAGGACAACCACAAGGAGGACATCAGCTCCTGGTTCCTGGAGGCCATCGAGTTCATAG ACTCGGTGCGGGACTCAAGCGGGCGTGTGCTGGTCCACTGCCAGGCAGGCATCTCCCGCTCGGCCACCATCTGCCTGGCCTACCTGATGAAGCGGAAGAGGGTGCGTCTGGACGAGGCCTTCGAGTTCGTACGCCGGCGCCGCAGCATCATCTCCCCCAACTTCAGCTTCATGGGCCAGCTGCTGCAGTTCGAGTCCCAGGTGCTCGCCACCtcctgcgccgccgccgccgccgccagccccCTGCTGGGGCCCAAGTCAGCCTCCTCACTGGGGCTGGGTGGCTCCAggccggccacgcccacctcgCCCTTCATCTTCAGCTTTCCCGTGTCGGTGGTGGTGAACCCCGGCTACCTGCACCACGGCGGCCCCCTCACCACGTCGCCCGGCTACTGA